The following are encoded together in the Pedobacter steynii genome:
- a CDS encoding M14 family metallopeptidase: MRRIIFILLLLTTIDSLAQQTPFERSHKQETATYAEVIQHYQALAKTYPQAKLISYGPTDSGKPLHLLVLSKDQVFDPATIKKNNKRVLLINNGIHPGEPEGIDASMMLARDLLKAHKLPANVVICIIPVYNIDGSLNRSSTSRANQNGPIAYGFRGNSKNYDLNRDFIKTDSKNSHSFQEIFNIWKPEIFVDTHTSNGADYQYTMTLIPTHKDKLQPVLSTYMTQTLVPSLYQEMEKKGYEMIPYVNSIEETPDQGITGFLESPRYSTGYTTLHNTIGFMPETHMLKAYDKRVDATYKLLQTYIDVVVRDAKIIGENKKKADAAIAAQQEFALEWKLNEKKEEPIVFKGYAARQKPSEVSGLNRLYYDRNEPYTKEIKYWNTFEPSLTISKPIAYLIPQAWTKVVELLKLNQVKVQQLTKDAVIPVEMYYISDYKTTTRPYEGHYLHSAVKVNPTLQKLPFYTGDYVVYVNQPSNRYIVETLEPQAMDSFFNWNFFDAILGMKEHFSAYVFEDTAAELLKKDPGLREKLEKEKAAKPEMAKDAAAQLNFIYKNSDYYEKTHTRYPIARLLTNEHLTLK, translated from the coding sequence ATGCGCCGCATAATTTTCATTTTACTTCTTTTAACGACTATAGACAGTTTAGCACAACAGACTCCCTTTGAGCGTAGTCATAAGCAAGAAACAGCCACTTATGCAGAAGTGATTCAGCATTATCAGGCCCTGGCAAAAACTTATCCTCAGGCTAAATTAATTAGTTATGGTCCTACAGACTCGGGCAAACCGCTGCACCTATTGGTATTATCCAAAGATCAGGTATTCGACCCGGCAACGATAAAAAAGAATAATAAAAGAGTGCTCCTCATCAACAATGGCATCCATCCCGGAGAGCCTGAGGGAATTGATGCAAGTATGATGCTTGCCAGAGACTTGCTGAAAGCGCATAAACTACCTGCAAATGTTGTCATCTGCATCATTCCTGTGTATAACATTGATGGGAGTCTCAATCGGAGTTCAACATCAAGAGCAAACCAGAACGGGCCAATAGCTTATGGATTCAGGGGAAATAGTAAAAACTATGATTTAAACCGGGATTTTATTAAAACGGATTCTAAAAACTCACACTCTTTCCAGGAAATTTTCAATATCTGGAAACCGGAAATATTTGTAGATACCCATACCAGCAACGGAGCCGATTATCAATATACCATGACGCTCATCCCTACACATAAAGATAAACTTCAGCCGGTTCTTTCTACCTACATGACCCAAACACTGGTTCCTTCACTATATCAGGAGATGGAGAAAAAAGGATATGAAATGATTCCTTATGTCAACTCCATTGAAGAAACACCAGATCAGGGAATCACTGGCTTTTTGGAGTCTCCACGTTATTCTACCGGATATACGACTTTACACAATACCATTGGTTTTATGCCGGAAACCCACATGCTAAAAGCCTATGACAAACGGGTGGACGCGACATATAAACTACTCCAGACCTATATTGATGTGGTGGTAAGAGATGCAAAAATAATCGGAGAAAACAAGAAAAAAGCAGATGCAGCCATTGCTGCACAACAGGAATTTGCCCTGGAATGGAAGCTCAACGAGAAAAAAGAAGAACCCATTGTATTTAAAGGTTATGCGGCCAGGCAAAAACCGAGTGAAGTAAGCGGGCTCAACAGGTTGTACTATGACAGGAATGAACCTTATACCAAAGAAATTAAATATTGGAATACCTTTGAGCCTTCCTTAACCATCAGTAAACCCATTGCATACCTCATACCGCAGGCCTGGACTAAAGTTGTGGAGCTCTTAAAACTCAATCAGGTCAAAGTACAACAACTGACAAAAGATGCCGTTATTCCGGTAGAAATGTATTACATCAGTGATTATAAAACGACAACACGTCCTTATGAAGGTCATTACCTGCACAGCGCTGTTAAAGTAAATCCAACGCTTCAAAAGCTTCCTTTTTATACCGGGGATTATGTTGTTTATGTAAACCAGCCTTCCAACAGGTATATTGTAGAAACCTTAGAGCCACAGGCAATGGACTCATTCTTTAACTGGAATTTCTTTGATGCCATACTGGGGATGAAAGAACACTTTTCTGCTTATGTTTTTGAAGATACTGCTGCAGAACTCTTAAAAAAAGATCCGGGCCTAAGAGAAAAACTGGAAAAAGAAAAAGCAGCAAAGCCGGAAATGGCAAAAGACGCGGCAGCACAACTCAATTTTATCTATAAAAATTCCGACTACTACGAAAAAACGCATACCCGCTATCCAATTGCCAGATTACTAACAAACGAACATTTAACCTTAAAATAA
- a CDS encoding rhomboid family intramembrane serine protease produces MDYINNTPVASLIFVFTIITSIYAFNDHTLFGKFMLHPYSVSRRHKLYTLITSGLIHADWMHLIFNMMTFFFFAFRLEAMIGSWQFGILYFLGLILSDIPSVIKHKDDMWYNSLGASGAISAVLFSFILHDPMSKMMIFPLPIPIWAWLFGLLYLAYCWQMSKRSQDNINHDAHFFGALTGMIITILLVPGIIPNFIARLTGNG; encoded by the coding sequence ATGGATTATATCAATAATACCCCAGTAGCCTCCCTTATTTTTGTTTTTACGATTATTACCAGCATCTATGCTTTCAATGACCATACGCTATTTGGAAAATTCATGCTACATCCTTATAGCGTATCCAGAAGACATAAGCTATATACTTTAATTACCAGCGGGCTGATTCATGCCGATTGGATGCACCTGATATTTAATATGATGACCTTCTTCTTCTTTGCCTTTAGGTTGGAAGCAATGATTGGCTCATGGCAATTTGGTATATTATATTTCCTCGGCCTGATTCTAAGCGACATTCCTTCTGTCATCAAACATAAAGACGATATGTGGTACAATAGTCTGGGTGCCTCAGGAGCAATAAGTGCGGTATTGTTCAGCTTCATTCTACATGATCCCATGTCAAAAATGATGATCTTTCCCTTACCAATTCCAATCTGGGCATGGTTATTTGGATTATTGTACCTGGCTTATTGCTGGCAGATGTCGAAAAGATCTCAGGATAACATCAACCATGATGCACATTTCTTTGGTGCGTTAACCGGAATGATCATCACTATTCTCCTTGTTCCGGGAATTATTCCAAACTTTATCGCAAGATTAACCGGTAACGGGTAG
- a CDS encoding dipeptide epimerase, whose translation MQATYTPYNLELKHPFAIAKFSRTSTPIMLLKLNYEGKYGYGEASMVPYMGESAETALSFLKKVDWKRFVFPFNFEEIIAYLDSIEKGQPAIKAAIDIALNDLNGKILQKPCYEIYGADPLKMPVTSYTIGIDSLDVIKEKVAGAKDFKVLKVKLGRDNDKELINTIRTVSNVPLYVDANQGWTDRKQAIDMIYWLHGQGVVLIEQPMDKTNLEGNAWLTGRSPIPILADEAVQRLSDMDALKGAYHGVNIKLMKSTGMYEGHQMIKKARSLGMKVLIGCMSETSCATQAGMALAPLCDWADLDGPWLTKNNPFDAPQIIAGKYHLKDVPGLGLEGINPALFPSS comes from the coding sequence ATGCAGGCAACCTACACCCCTTATAACCTGGAACTGAAACATCCTTTTGCTATTGCTAAATTTTCAAGAACAAGCACACCGATTATGCTCCTGAAACTAAATTATGAGGGCAAATATGGATACGGCGAAGCATCCATGGTTCCTTATATGGGGGAAAGTGCGGAAACGGCCCTGTCTTTTTTAAAGAAAGTAGATTGGAAAAGGTTCGTATTTCCCTTCAATTTTGAAGAGATCATAGCCTATCTGGACAGTATTGAAAAAGGACAACCCGCCATAAAAGCAGCAATAGATATTGCGTTGAATGATCTGAACGGAAAAATCCTGCAAAAACCTTGTTATGAAATCTATGGTGCAGATCCCTTAAAAATGCCGGTAACATCTTATACAATTGGTATTGACAGTCTGGATGTTATCAAAGAGAAAGTAGCCGGTGCCAAAGATTTTAAAGTCTTGAAGGTAAAACTGGGAAGAGATAACGACAAAGAATTAATCAATACCATCAGAACGGTAAGCAATGTCCCTTTATATGTGGATGCCAATCAGGGATGGACAGACCGGAAACAAGCGATTGATATGATTTACTGGTTGCATGGCCAGGGAGTGGTACTGATCGAGCAACCAATGGACAAAACCAACCTGGAAGGAAATGCCTGGCTAACCGGTCGTAGTCCGATTCCAATCCTCGCGGATGAAGCCGTACAAAGATTAAGTGATATGGATGCTTTAAAAGGGGCTTATCACGGTGTGAATATTAAGTTGATGAAGAGCACCGGCATGTACGAGGGCCATCAAATGATCAAAAAAGCCCGCTCTTTAGGGATGAAAGTACTCATTGGTTGCATGAGCGAAACCTCTTGTGCCACACAGGCCGGAATGGCTTTAGCCCCGCTTTGCGACTGGGCAGACCTGGATGGTCCCTGGCTTACTAAAAATAATCCTTTTGATGCCCCGCAAATCATTGCGGGGAAATATCATTTAAAAGATGTGCCAGGATTAGGCCTGGAGGGGATTAACCCAGCTCTTTTTCCTTCTTCTTAA
- a CDS encoding DUF6358 family protein produces the protein MGKKIALNVFYNLGLIVSIFGAVWAFNNTKYLVIVLFVATAAFFLYLKLQLIKDMRAALKKKEKELG, from the coding sequence ATGGGAAAGAAAATTGCATTAAACGTTTTTTACAACCTTGGGCTTATTGTATCCATCTTTGGAGCAGTATGGGCTTTTAACAATACAAAATACCTTGTCATTGTCCTTTTCGTGGCGACAGCAGCGTTCTTTCTTTACCTGAAGCTGCAACTCATTAAGGACATGCGTGCGGCACTTAAGAAGAAGGAAAAAGAGCTGGGTTAA
- a CDS encoding rhodanese-like domain-containing protein encodes MKEITVQELKAKIDNKEDFQLIDVRETFEYETSNLDGLNIPLGGILIETDKIAQDKPVIVQCRSGKRSAAAIMQLEQMHGFTNLYNLKGGILAWQEAFDPNMPVY; translated from the coding sequence ATTAAGGAAATAACAGTTCAGGAATTGAAAGCAAAAATCGATAATAAGGAAGATTTCCAATTGATCGATGTAAGGGAAACTTTCGAATATGAGACATCGAACCTTGATGGTCTGAACATCCCTTTGGGTGGTATCCTGATTGAAACAGATAAAATTGCCCAGGACAAACCAGTAATTGTGCAATGCAGAAGTGGTAAAAGAAGTGCAGCTGCAATTATGCAATTGGAGCAAATGCACGGATTTACAAATTTATACAACCTTAAAGGTGGAATTCTTGCATGGCAGGAAGCGTTTGATCCTAATATGCCGGTTTACTAA
- a CDS encoding DUF4407 domain-containing protein encodes MNAISRFFWFCSGAHISTLEKHPTEHNKYIGIGATIFFTGLFAALSGGYAMYFVFKGDTAAVLFAIFFGLIWGLAIFNMDRYIVSSINKSSSTNKQLLQATPRILLAIMIGIVISRPLELKIFDKEIKERLKVSYLNNQRSKIDTLNLAFENKYKIEIDKLNEAKAERDSLTNAIKTDRQKLNFEIFGNKTTETSGVMGYGPYAKRKEAELRQREQNLDTLTADVRAMEKFVDGRKQFDGLMTEKLYTGKQLDSLTSIAGFADRNWALGQLSFNTDGTRDLNTSLAVTFIGLLFIFFECLPVFVKLMSSSGPYDHSVQNLETSQVHESDKDKDYEIEVIDAVHDTRVSTEIERRKRRLMHPPTDEE; translated from the coding sequence ATGAATGCTATATCCCGCTTCTTTTGGTTTTGCTCCGGGGCACACATTTCTACACTTGAAAAACATCCCACCGAGCATAACAAATATATTGGAATAGGTGCGACCATTTTCTTTACCGGATTATTTGCAGCCCTCTCCGGTGGCTACGCCATGTATTTCGTTTTTAAAGGGGATACCGCTGCCGTTCTTTTTGCCATCTTTTTTGGATTAATCTGGGGCCTTGCAATTTTTAACATGGACCGGTATATTGTTTCCAGTATCAACAAAAGCTCCAGCACCAATAAACAGCTCCTGCAGGCTACTCCCCGGATTTTACTGGCTATTATGATCGGAATCGTCATTTCCCGCCCACTGGAGCTTAAAATCTTTGATAAAGAGATTAAAGAGCGTCTTAAGGTGAGCTATCTCAATAATCAGCGGTCAAAAATAGATACCCTGAATCTAGCCTTTGAAAATAAATATAAGATCGAAATCGATAAACTCAATGAGGCTAAAGCCGAAAGAGACTCTCTTACAAATGCCATAAAAACGGATCGTCAGAAGCTTAACTTTGAGATCTTCGGTAATAAAACGACAGAAACATCCGGTGTAATGGGTTACGGACCTTATGCAAAGAGAAAGGAAGCAGAGCTCAGACAAAGGGAACAAAACCTCGATACGCTAACCGCAGATGTCAGGGCAATGGAAAAGTTCGTAGATGGAAGGAAACAGTTTGATGGGCTCATGACGGAGAAACTCTACACCGGAAAACAACTCGACAGCCTTACCAGCATTGCCGGCTTTGCGGATCGCAACTGGGCATTGGGACAACTGAGCTTCAATACTGATGGAACGAGAGATCTGAATACGTCACTGGCCGTCACTTTTATCGGCTTGCTTTTTATTTTCTTTGAATGCCTTCCTGTTTTCGTTAAGCTGATGAGCAGCAGTGGCCCCTATGATCACTCGGTTCAGAATCTGGAAACCAGTCAGGTACACGAGTCCGATAAAGATAAAGATTATGAAATAGAAGTGATAGACGCTGTTCATGACACCCGCGTTTCTACAGAGATTGAGCGAAGGAAAAGGAGATTAATGCATCCTCCTACTGACGAAGAATAA